The Vigna radiata var. radiata cultivar VC1973A unplaced genomic scaffold, Vradiata_ver6 scaffold_122, whole genome shotgun sequence genome window below encodes:
- the LOC106752999 gene encoding LOB domain-containing protein 18: MNTGSGNGSGNGNSGSPCGACKFLRRKCIQGCIFAPYFDSEQGTTHFASVHKVFGASNVSKLLLSIPVHKRLDAVITICYEAQSRLRDPVYGCVSHIFALQQQVVSLQAELSYLQGHLAQMEGPHPAPPPPSQPATALRFSMADLPSAATGAVAPATTYDLSSLFDTSGQISWAMQQRAFDPRQYVAAPPSSSTRANVEAVARDLPRRHGSPPSPPASSCNASPSLSLSK, from the exons ATGAATACTGGTAGCGGTAACGGTAGCGGTAACGGTAATTCTGGTAGTCCTTGTGGAGCTTGCAAATTCCTAAGAAGGAAATGCATTCAGGGTTGTATCTTTGCTCCGTATTTCGATTCGGAGCAAGGTACAACCCATTTCGCTTCTGTCCACAAGGTTTTTGGTGCCAGTAACGTGTCGAAGCTTCTCCTTAGCATTCCTGTGCACAAGAGGCTTGATGCTGTCATCACCATTTGTTATGAAGCACAATCGCGCCTCAGAGATCCTGTTTACGGCTGTGTTTCGCACATCTTTGCCCTTCAGCAACAG GTGGTGAGCTTGCAAGCAGAACTCTCATACCTACAAGGCCACCTTGCCCAGATGGAGGGACCTCATCCGGCGCCACCTCCTCCATCTCAACCGGCGACGGCACTGCGATTCTCAATGGCTGATTTACCATCGGCGGCCACCGGAGCTGTGGCGCCGGCCACCACTTATGACTTGTCTTCACTTTTTGATACGTCGGGGCAAATTTCATGGGCCATGCAACAAAGGGCATTTGACCCACGTCAATACGTGGCAGCTCCTCCTTCAAGTTCTACTAGGGCTAACGTGGAAGCAGTGGCACGTGACCTTCCTCGTAGGCATGGCTCTCCTCCATCACCTCCTGCATCAAGCTGCAATGCTTCACCATCTCTATCTCTTTCCAAATGA
- the LOC106752994 gene encoding DNA-directed RNA polymerase III subunit RPC6-like — translation MNILQGKRKRQDLASTLSASMTNEERVIYNIIRGKKEMGIWQGDIKRETNIPDSILKKSIKLLISKTLIKEVVNIQNKSKKVLMAMEFEPSKEITGGEWYTEGRLDTQLIDALSDVCLKLISRKKIATRDAILEWTKTLGSEVFPGGVSPGQVEQILKVLVMENKLKEVNSTGFGDFSSVPAG, via the coding sequence ATGAATATCTTGCAAGGGAAACGCAAGCGCCAAGACCTGGCTTCCACACTCTCTGCGTCGATGACGAACGAGGAGCGGGTGATTTACAATATCATTCGCGGGAAGAAGGAGATGGGGATATGGCAAGGGGACATCAAAAGAGAAACCAACATCCCTGACAGCATTTTGAAGAAATCCATCAAGTTGCTAATCTCCAAGACTCTTATCAAGGAAGTTGTGAACATTCAAAACAAGTCCAAGAAGGTGTTGATGGCCATGGAATTCGAGCCCTCTAAGGAGATCACTGGTGGAGAGTGGTATACTGAAGGCAGGCTCGACACACAACTCATCGATGCTCTGTCTGATGTCTGCTTGAAGCTTATTTCCCGTAAAAAGATCGCTACCCGCGATGCAATCCTCGAGTGGACTAAAACCTTAGGAAGTGAGGTTTTTCCTGGGGGAGTCAGTCCAGGACAAGTGgaacaaattttgaaagttttggttatggaaaataagttaaaagagGTGAACAGCACTGGCTTTGGGGATTTTTCATCTGTTCCTGCTGGTTAA